In Rickettsiella endosymbiont of Aleochara curtula, one genomic interval encodes:
- a CDS encoding LexA family protein, translating to MNIKDIRRKNLRKLARSVGGITDLSEYLDRSQSQISHLIGNSPIKNIGDRLASHIEKVFNKPHGWLDHEHAAEESEGAYQYENSQPYYQVPLLTPQEVKERFLQFIKISPKTYSKYLSTNIPLSSDAFALRVENDCMETAQGPSFPKNCIIVLDTDCVAHNAAFILAKIKQDPGNTLLFRQLVIDGNRRYLKALNQHYPLTEMQADDTTCGVVRFMLMEF from the coding sequence ATGAATATAAAAGATATTAGACGGAAAAATTTACGGAAATTAGCACGCTCAGTTGGTGGGATTACCGATTTATCTGAGTATTTGGATAGGTCACAAAGCCAGATTAGTCATTTAATAGGCAATAGCCCAATTAAAAACATTGGCGATCGATTGGCTAGCCATATTGAGAAGGTTTTTAATAAACCTCATGGATGGCTCGATCATGAGCATGCAGCTGAAGAGTCCGAAGGCGCTTATCAGTATGAAAATAGTCAGCCTTACTATCAAGTTCCCTTATTGACGCCCCAAGAGGTAAAAGAACGATTCCTGCAATTTATAAAAATTTCACCAAAAACCTACTCTAAGTATTTAAGCACTAACATTCCGCTTAGCTCGGATGCTTTTGCACTGCGTGTAGAGAATGATTGTATGGAAACCGCACAAGGGCCAAGTTTTCCTAAAAACTGTATTATTGTATTAGATACTGATTGTGTCGCACATAATGCAGCTTTTATTTTAGCTAAAATAAAGCAAGACCCTGGAAATACCTTACTCTTTAGGCAACTCGTTATCGATGGAAATCGTCGCTATCTGAAGGCGCTAAACCAGCATTATCCTTTGACAGAAATGCAAGCTGATGATACGACATGTGGTGTAGTGCGTTTTATGCTAATGGAGTTTTGA
- a CDS encoding 4'-phosphopantetheinyl transferase family protein, with the protein MGGLNQSIIHIWHTSLEVHAKKYELFKNWLSPEEKIRAEKLALPYQLDFIISRAVLRDLLAYYSEQYPQKLQFRYTDSGKPLLINSKHLIEFNLSHSKNILAYIFTINTPVGIDIEFINPRIHLDKIAYRFLPAYEYDRLQLLHGIKKLETFFNAWVRNEALIKAKGHTLQTHPYSRHKLSLDPQANNLEYKKEEINPFYAISNLSLYPNFATAIAVKDTEKPILIKKYTKSMFGLNNQK; encoded by the coding sequence ATGGGCGGATTAAACCAATCTATCATTCATATTTGGCATACTAGTCTTGAAGTCCATGCAAAAAAATATGAACTTTTTAAAAACTGGCTCTCACCTGAAGAAAAAATACGTGCTGAAAAGTTAGCTCTTCCTTATCAGCTAGACTTTATTATCTCCAGAGCTGTATTACGCGATTTATTGGCCTATTATTCTGAGCAATACCCGCAAAAGTTACAATTTAGGTATACAGATTCTGGTAAGCCTTTATTAATAAATTCTAAGCACCTCATAGAGTTTAATCTCTCCCACTCAAAAAATATTCTGGCTTATATTTTTACTATCAACACACCCGTAGGTATTGATATTGAATTTATAAATCCAAGAATACATCTTGACAAAATTGCTTATCGTTTTCTTCCTGCTTACGAATATGATCGATTGCAATTACTACACGGTATAAAGAAATTAGAGACATTTTTTAATGCTTGGGTAAGAAATGAGGCTTTAATTAAGGCAAAGGGACATACCTTGCAAACTCATCCCTATTCTAGGCATAAACTTTCCTTAGATCCTCAAGCAAATAATTTAGAATATAAAAAAGAAGAAATAAATCCTTTCTATGCTATTTCCAATTTATCTCTTTACCCAAATTTTGCAACTGCTATTGCTGTAAAAGACACTGAAAAGCCTATCCTTATAAAAAAATACACTAAAAGCATGTTTGGATTAAATAACCAAAAATAA
- a CDS encoding GspE/PulE family protein encodes MENFSINNFLQHLIFDCGLKKEFVDEMIAYAKQQQTSFITYLIQTQKVDSSYLARLLAAEFFLTYIDLDNIDLMQIPISILDKNLLLKYKILPISYDEKKLTVAIADPTEQLVFDEIRFSTGLLLEYKLADEKQLQELLKKIKDTGLIKSGINSAVGLSRYQITREKDENNLDAALNNSSNDDLTIINYVNKFLIDAINRNSSDVHIEPYENRLQIRFRIDGLLYSMVVLPKDLISRIITRLKIMAQLDIAERRIPQDGRFQLKDINGRNVDCRLSTCPTIHGEKLVIRILDNNKMLLEVDKLGMNQNQKKEFIKALASPHGMILVTGPTGSGKTITLYTALSFLKKTTINISTVENPIEIILSGINQVNVNPAVGLNFACVLRAFLRQDPDIIMVGEMRDQETAEIGIKAAQTGHLVLSTLHTNSAADSLIRLENMNIPNYNIAASVQLIIAQRLVRRLCMHCKIEERLPKKISLKLNLASDIKIFTAKGCLQCTDGYKGRTGIFEVLTLTNDIKKIILQKNNALEINQFAKKQGMQTLYLSALEKLKQGEISLLEMRRVIKD; translated from the coding sequence ATGGAAAACTTTTCCATCAATAATTTTTTACAGCATTTAATATTTGATTGCGGATTAAAAAAAGAATTTGTTGATGAAATGATAGCTTATGCTAAACAACAGCAAACTTCTTTTATAACTTATTTAATCCAAACACAAAAGGTAGATTCTTCCTACTTAGCCCGTCTTTTAGCCGCAGAGTTTTTTCTGACATACATTGACTTAGATAATATCGATTTAATGCAAATACCAATTAGTATATTAGATAAAAATTTATTACTAAAATATAAAATATTACCCATATCATATGATGAAAAAAAATTGACCGTAGCTATAGCTGATCCCACTGAGCAATTAGTTTTCGACGAAATACGATTTTCCACCGGGTTATTGCTGGAATATAAGCTTGCAGACGAAAAACAATTGCAAGAACTATTAAAAAAAATAAAAGACACTGGTTTAATAAAATCGGGTATTAATAGTGCAGTTGGTTTAAGCCGTTACCAAATAACTCGCGAAAAAGACGAAAATAATCTAGATGCAGCGTTAAATAATTCCAGCAATGACGATTTAACTATTATAAATTATGTCAATAAATTTTTGATTGACGCTATTAACCGTAATTCATCTGATGTTCATATAGAACCTTATGAAAATCGATTGCAAATACGTTTTCGGATCGATGGATTATTATATTCAATGGTTGTTTTGCCTAAAGATTTAATTTCACGAATTATCACACGTTTAAAGATTATGGCGCAATTAGATATTGCCGAGCGAAGAATTCCGCAAGATGGGCGTTTTCAATTAAAAGATATTAACGGTCGAAATGTAGATTGTCGATTGAGTACTTGTCCAACTATTCATGGTGAAAAATTAGTCATTAGAATTTTGGATAATAATAAAATGTTATTAGAAGTAGATAAATTGGGAATGAACCAAAATCAAAAAAAGGAATTTATCAAAGCTTTAGCAAGTCCCCATGGTATGATTTTAGTCACAGGACCTACCGGTAGCGGGAAAACTATCACACTCTATACCGCTTTAAGTTTCTTAAAAAAAACCACGATTAATATCTCAACGGTCGAAAATCCTATAGAAATTATTTTATCGGGAATAAATCAAGTTAATGTAAATCCTGCCGTAGGTTTAAATTTTGCTTGCGTGTTAAGAGCTTTTTTACGCCAAGATCCTGACATTATTATGGTAGGAGAGATGCGCGATCAGGAAACGGCTGAAATAGGAATAAAGGCTGCTCAAACAGGCCACCTGGTTTTATCAACGTTACATACTAACAGTGCTGCAGATAGTCTGATTCGCTTAGAGAATATGAATATTCCTAATTACAATATTGCAGCTTCAGTACAGTTAATTATTGCACAACGTTTAGTCAGGCGTTTATGCATGCATTGTAAAATTGAAGAAAGATTGCCGAAAAAAATTTCGTTAAAGTTAAATCTTGCATCGGATATTAAAATTTTTACTGCTAAGGGATGTTTGCAATGTACAGATGGTTATAAAGGTCGTACTGGGATTTTTGAGGTATTAACACTCACTAACGACATTAAAAAAATAATTTTACAGAAAAATAACGCATTAGAAATTAATCAATTTGCAAAAAAACAAGGGATGCAAACTTTGTATTTATCCGCTTTGGAAAAGTTAAAACAAGGTGAGATAAGCTTATTAGAAATGAGGCGCGTAATAAAAGACTAA
- a CDS encoding type II secretion system F family protein, whose product MFSIVKIYIWKGVTCTGKPCKGKVFFGDKNQLRLELQCQNIFISYIRTRWIIRFIKPVKIQEIYLLTRQIARLLRAGVPLLQILQLLETSICNILLQAYLRKLITALEEGFSLSEALQENKAYFNKFHCSLIALGEKTATLGLMFDRIAIYQEKSMKLKAKIIHALVYPAVVLLVATMVFTALLMGVVPQFEQFFSDVGAQLPLITRIVIFLSKHVAFISGYCGFLLLISSSIFIFLKKKYSVINDKLDSLYLKIPFVNKIISEIIIARITRALSTALTAGLPLVDALQLIAEISSNFVYKSAILVSCEHIRDGECFYQAFSRQKVMPLDLLQLIKIGEMANCLSEILNNTADLYEEKINYFADNLSVLLEPLLIIILGLMVAGLVIAMYLPIFKLGSVI is encoded by the coding sequence ATGTTTAGTATAGTTAAAATCTATATCTGGAAAGGAGTAACTTGCACAGGAAAACCGTGTAAAGGTAAAGTTTTTTTTGGAGATAAGAATCAACTGCGTTTAGAGTTGCAATGTCAAAATATTTTTATAAGCTATATTCGTACTCGTTGGATTATTCGATTTATTAAGCCCGTGAAAATACAAGAGATTTATCTTCTTACTCGTCAAATAGCACGATTACTGCGAGCAGGAGTTCCATTGCTGCAAATCTTGCAATTATTAGAAACTAGCATCTGCAATATCCTTCTACAAGCATATTTACGAAAATTAATCACTGCTTTAGAAGAGGGATTTTCATTAAGTGAAGCATTGCAAGAAAATAAAGCCTATTTCAATAAGTTTCATTGCAGCCTAATTGCATTAGGAGAAAAAACTGCTACTTTGGGATTAATGTTTGATCGTATTGCAATATATCAAGAAAAAAGCATGAAATTAAAAGCCAAAATAATTCATGCGTTAGTCTATCCTGCGGTAGTTTTACTAGTAGCGACTATGGTTTTTACGGCTCTATTGATGGGAGTAGTGCCGCAGTTTGAACAATTTTTTTCTGATGTAGGCGCACAATTGCCATTAATAACGCGCATTGTTATTTTTTTGTCAAAACACGTAGCATTTATTAGTGGCTATTGCGGATTTCTTTTATTGATATCAAGTAGTATTTTTATTTTTTTAAAGAAAAAATACTCTGTTATAAATGATAAACTCGACAGTCTTTATTTAAAAATACCCTTTGTTAATAAAATTATCTCTGAAATTATTATCGCTCGTATTACGCGTGCCTTATCTACCGCACTAACTGCAGGTTTACCTTTAGTTGATGCTTTACAGCTAATTGCTGAAATATCTAGTAATTTTGTTTATAAATCCGCTATTTTAGTAAGCTGTGAGCATATACGTGACGGTGAATGTTTTTATCAAGCCTTTTCACGGCAAAAAGTCATGCCATTAGATTTATTGCAACTTATTAAAATTGGAGAAATGGCTAATTGTCTGAGCGAAATATTAAACAATACTGCTGATCTCTACGAAGAAAAAATCAATTATTTTGCGGACAACCTATCGGTACTATTAGAGCCACTATTAATTATTATTTTAGGTTTAATGGTAGCTGGTTTGGTTATCGCTATGTATTTGCCTATATTTAAATTAGGAAGTGTTATTTAA
- a CDS encoding A24 family peptidase yields the protein MQYFLIASFVFLSLLFGSFFTVLVYRLPLMLQQQWRKDAQQLLNPDDSLQTNEKTFNIFLPFSHCPYCHEYLTILQKIPLLSYFFLKRRCAYCQERISFVYPLIEILTLISSLIVIDKFGISLQAFAGLILTWGLIILAFIDFEHKLLPDMITFPLLWCGLIFSVPQTFVSPEAAILGACFAYLFLYILAKCYHFFAKVEPMGEGDFKCFALLGAWLGIKALPYILFIAAGVGSIVGIGLYLFNKQNLRKAIAFGPYLALSGWLVLIVQPNFDYVFLI from the coding sequence ATGCAATATTTTTTAATAGCTAGTTTTGTTTTTTTAAGTCTTTTGTTCGGTAGTTTCTTTACGGTATTGGTATATCGTTTACCATTAATGTTACAGCAACAATGGAGAAAAGATGCCCAGCAACTTTTAAACCCAGATGACTCGCTTCAGACCAATGAAAAAACTTTTAATATATTTTTACCTTTTTCGCATTGTCCATATTGTCATGAATATTTAACTATTTTACAAAAAATCCCCTTGTTAAGTTATTTTTTTTTAAAAAGAAGATGTGCCTATTGCCAAGAAAGAATTTCTTTTGTTTATCCTCTCATAGAAATTTTAACGTTAATAAGCTCGCTTATCGTTATTGACAAATTTGGAATAAGTTTACAAGCCTTTGCAGGCTTAATTTTAACCTGGGGTTTAATAATTTTAGCGTTTATTGATTTTGAACATAAGCTATTACCGGATATGATCACTTTTCCTTTACTGTGGTGCGGTTTAATTTTTAGCGTACCACAGACTTTTGTTTCTCCAGAAGCCGCTATTTTGGGTGCGTGTTTTGCTTATCTCTTTCTGTATATACTTGCCAAATGCTATCATTTTTTTGCTAAAGTTGAGCCTATGGGAGAAGGAGATTTTAAATGCTTTGCTTTATTAGGTGCTTGGTTAGGCATAAAAGCCTTACCTTATATCCTGTTTATAGCCGCTGGTGTAGGGTCTATCGTTGGTATAGGGTTATATCTATTCAATAAACAAAACTTGCGTAAAGCTATCGCTTTCGGTCCTTATTTAGCCTTATCAGGTTGGCTAGTCTTAATAGTTCAACCTAACTTCGATTATGTCTTTTTAATTTAA
- a CDS encoding NAD(P)H-dependent glycerol-3-phosphate dehydrogenase, giving the protein MSEKLPDIHLPISIIGAGAWGSALAIHLARQHQKVHLWAYEKQQVTEINTKKTNERYLPGIVFPSNIICSDDYQTVLSETRDILIVVPSAAFQTTLKKMQPFLQANQRLLWASKGLDAEKHQLLNEVVKNTLGHREMAVLSGPSFAKEVAMGLPTAVCIASENYDFAHDLSLRFQTKYFRVEITQDIIGVELGGAIKNVLAIAVGMTEGLGFGANAKAAVITSGLSEMIELGLTLGAKQDTFLGLSGLGDLVLTCTDNQSRNRRLGLALGQGQSLEETKKSIGTTEGYDTAKNIFFLIKKYGVKAPFCEGVYHILYEKKSPKTLFKDYFQ; this is encoded by the coding sequence ATGTCTGAAAAATTACCTGATATTCATTTACCTATCTCTATTATTGGCGCAGGGGCCTGGGGAAGTGCTCTAGCTATTCATTTAGCTCGTCAGCATCAAAAAGTGCATTTATGGGCTTATGAAAAGCAACAAGTTACCGAAATAAATACTAAAAAAACCAATGAGCGCTATCTGCCGGGTATTGTTTTCCCTTCTAATATCATTTGTTCGGATGATTATCAAACGGTTCTTTCAGAAACACGGGATATTTTAATTGTTGTACCAAGCGCCGCTTTTCAAACAACATTAAAAAAGATGCAGCCTTTTTTACAGGCTAACCAGCGCTTGCTTTGGGCAAGTAAAGGCTTAGATGCTGAAAAGCATCAATTATTGAATGAAGTGGTTAAAAATACATTAGGACATAGAGAAATGGCTGTGCTATCAGGGCCTAGTTTTGCTAAAGAAGTTGCTATGGGTTTGCCTACAGCTGTCTGCATTGCGTCGGAAAATTATGATTTTGCGCATGATCTTTCATTAAGATTTCAGACAAAATATTTTCGTGTGGAAATAACGCAAGATATTATTGGCGTGGAACTTGGCGGTGCTATAAAAAATGTACTGGCAATTGCTGTTGGCATGACTGAAGGTTTAGGCTTTGGTGCTAATGCAAAAGCTGCAGTGATTACTTCCGGATTATCCGAAATGATTGAACTCGGTTTAACATTAGGCGCAAAACAGGATACTTTCTTGGGGCTATCAGGTCTTGGAGATCTGGTATTAACCTGTACGGATAATCAGTCTCGCAATCGTCGTTTAGGTTTAGCTTTAGGACAAGGACAAAGCTTAGAGGAAACTAAAAAGTCAATTGGCACCACAGAAGGTTATGATACTGCAAAAAATATTTTCTTTTTAATAAAAAAATATGGTGTTAAAGCGCCGTTTTGTGAAGGCGTGTATCATATTTTGTATGAAAAAAAATCACCGAAAACACTTTTTAAAGATTATTTCCAGTAA
- a CDS encoding aconitate hydratase — protein sequence MAQNVTQKLISSHKVAGEMQAGDEIGLKIDQTLCQDATGTMVMLECEAMELNQTKAEVSVQYIDHNLLQTDFKNADDHLFLLSACKKFGLYYSGPGNGVSHPVHMERFGKPGKTLLGSDSHTCAAGSMGMLAIGAGGLEVAMAIAGHPFHVTMPKVWGVKLTNALPDWVSAKDIILELLRRHNVDGGIGKVIEYYGPGLQHLSAMDRHVIANMGAELGATTSVFPSDEMTREFLKSQQREADWQEIIADQNARYDEHDEIDLSKLEPLIALPSSPGKVVPVQEVVGRPIYQAMIGSSANPGLRDFAVAAEIVAGKQIAPGVSFDINPTSRQILENMVELGVLEKLIRAGGRIHQAGCNGCIGMGQAPASGKISLRTVPRNFPGRSGTKDDQVYLCSPEIAAASALTGVITDPRSLKDKVYPRFKEPQKIIINTTMLVPPAANPGEVTLAKGPNIQPLPIIPALADSIEGPVLIKVGDDISTDTILPAGAKILPFRSNIAGISQFVFDQIDPSYPKRALEYQKTGSIIVGGENYGQGSSREHAAIAPRYLGVQAVLVKQFARIHRQNLVNFGILPLVFTKPADYDTIDQDDVLLIKDIRETIQKSEQLTVHNKTKNKDYIVKYPLSSRELKVLLAGGLINWIKK from the coding sequence ATGGCACAAAATGTAACACAAAAATTAATTAGCTCGCATAAGGTTGCAGGTGAAATGCAAGCAGGCGATGAAATTGGCCTGAAAATTGATCAAACCTTATGCCAAGATGCTACAGGCACGATGGTAATGCTGGAATGTGAAGCGATGGAATTGAATCAGACTAAAGCGGAAGTCTCAGTACAGTACATTGACCATAACCTATTACAAACAGATTTTAAAAATGCAGATGACCATTTATTTTTACTCAGTGCTTGTAAAAAATTTGGTCTATATTACAGTGGCCCGGGCAATGGTGTCAGTCATCCTGTACATATGGAACGTTTTGGAAAACCGGGAAAAACCTTATTGGGTTCAGATAGTCATACCTGTGCTGCGGGATCGATGGGCATGTTAGCCATTGGCGCAGGTGGATTAGAAGTTGCCATGGCTATTGCTGGTCATCCCTTTCATGTCACCATGCCGAAAGTCTGGGGTGTAAAATTAACTAATGCTTTGCCGGACTGGGTAAGCGCAAAAGATATTATTTTAGAATTATTACGTCGTCATAATGTTGATGGTGGAATTGGTAAAGTTATTGAATATTATGGACCGGGACTGCAACATTTGTCTGCGATGGATCGTCATGTCATTGCTAACATGGGTGCAGAACTGGGAGCAACTACCAGTGTATTTCCTTCCGATGAGATGACACGAGAATTCTTGAAATCACAACAGCGCGAAGCTGACTGGCAAGAGATTATTGCCGACCAAAATGCCCGTTACGATGAACATGACGAAATCGATCTTTCCAAGCTCGAACCTTTAATTGCCTTACCTTCTAGCCCAGGAAAAGTAGTTCCTGTCCAAGAAGTTGTTGGACGACCCATTTATCAAGCCATGATCGGTTCATCGGCCAATCCTGGCCTACGAGATTTCGCTGTTGCGGCAGAAATTGTCGCTGGAAAACAAATAGCTCCTGGTGTTTCATTTGATATAAACCCCACCTCACGCCAAATTTTAGAAAATATGGTGGAATTAGGAGTTTTAGAAAAATTAATTCGCGCGGGCGGTCGTATTCATCAAGCAGGATGTAATGGTTGTATTGGCATGGGTCAAGCGCCCGCCTCTGGAAAAATAAGTTTACGTACCGTACCAAGAAATTTTCCAGGTCGATCCGGAACCAAAGATGACCAAGTCTATCTCTGTAGCCCTGAAATTGCTGCGGCCTCGGCTTTAACGGGTGTTATCACCGATCCTCGCTCTCTCAAGGATAAAGTTTATCCACGCTTTAAAGAGCCACAAAAAATTATTATTAATACCACCATGTTGGTGCCACCCGCTGCAAACCCTGGTGAAGTAACATTAGCTAAAGGCCCTAACATACAACCCTTACCTATTATCCCGGCTTTAGCCGATAGTATTGAAGGCCCGGTTTTGATTAAAGTCGGTGATGACATTTCTACTGACACCATTTTGCCTGCAGGGGCAAAAATACTGCCTTTTCGCAGCAATATTGCTGGAATCAGCCAATTTGTTTTTGATCAAATTGATCCCTCCTATCCAAAACGCGCTTTAGAATATCAAAAAACCGGATCTATTATTGTTGGCGGTGAAAACTATGGCCAAGGTTCGAGTCGGGAACATGCTGCCATTGCGCCTCGTTATTTAGGTGTGCAAGCAGTGCTAGTGAAACAATTTGCACGCATTCATAGACAAAATTTAGTTAACTTTGGCATTTTACCTTTGGTTTTCACTAAACCTGCCGATTACGATACCATTGACCAAGATGATGTTTTATTAATTAAAGATATTCGTGAAACTATTCAAAAATCCGAGCAACTGACCGTTCATAATAAAACTAAAAATAAAGATTACATCGTTAAGTATCCTCTAAGTTCACGAGAACTAAAAGTATTGTTAGCGGGTGGCCTCATTAATTGGATAAAAAAATAA
- a CDS encoding disulfide bond formation protein B, whose product MHLPVTRWIDLFTFFLCALVLAVAVYLQYRVGIIPCPLCIIQRFIITLLGLLFLMGALFNFETATRCFLHTITFLFAAAGAVVASRQLWLEHFPSDQLISCQAAIAQYSTSIYFHKIMELFFQGTSNCGSSTWRFLNLSMPGWTLIIFIVLAAISLRQVYINRRKHKRHFLS is encoded by the coding sequence ATGCATTTACCCGTTACGCGCTGGATCGATTTATTCACATTTTTTCTTTGCGCCTTAGTGTTAGCGGTTGCGGTCTATTTGCAATATAGAGTTGGGATCATTCCTTGTCCGCTTTGTATCATACAGCGGTTTATCATTACCTTGTTAGGATTGTTATTTTTAATGGGCGCGTTGTTTAATTTTGAAACAGCAACGCGCTGCTTTTTGCATACTATAACTTTTTTATTTGCGGCAGCCGGTGCGGTAGTGGCGAGTCGTCAATTATGGTTAGAGCATTTTCCTTCGGATCAGTTAATCAGTTGTCAAGCGGCGATAGCGCAGTACAGCACTTCTATCTATTTTCATAAAATTATGGAATTGTTCTTTCAAGGGACCAGCAATTGTGGCAGCTCAACCTGGCGTTTTTTAAATTTAAGTATGCCAGGCTGGACATTAATAATTTTTATTGTATTAGCGGCTATCTCTCTACGACAAGTGTATATAAACCGACGCAAACATAAACGACATTTCTTATCTTGA